One genomic segment of Choristoneura fumiferana chromosome Z, NRCan_CFum_1, whole genome shotgun sequence includes these proteins:
- the LOC141440248 gene encoding uncharacterized protein, translating to MSYEDSIGVVFDIGSQWAKAGFAGESAPRAVFQSTVGRFRKPGLTDGFPEVYCGREAILKRGVSQLTWPVQEGLIEDWEEMEKLWHHTFYKELMVAPEESRVMHAVHPLVPERHKEQMAEILFETFAVNSIYLAQSPALVVHASGRTSGVVWENGFACCYAAPVFEGFPLKHSIITSPITGQAITKGLQSLLSNIGYSFTTAIEIELLERIKAEICYVAEDYEEELSFKKSGGDSKVRYELPDGQHVLLDQERFQCPEVLFRPALQGFSCPSIVDDICKCISRCDMDFQGMFFDNIVISGGTSQFTGIEHRLTRELALRPRLAGSGGAVAAAAFAHAAWGGGAILAELRSARGRWMSSGEYEDGGAGRVHHKFF from the exons ATGTCTTACGAGGATTCCATTGGTGTAGTATTCGACATTGGCTCCCAGTGGGCAAAGGCAGGGTTCGCCGGGGAGTCAGCACCTAGAGCAGTCTTCCAGTCGACTGTTGGACG TTTCAGGAAACCAGGACTGACAGATGGTTTTCCGGAAGTATACTGCGGACGAGAGGCGATATTGAAGCGAGGAGTATCACAACTAACATGGCCAGTGCAAGAAGGACTTATCGag GACTGGGAGGAGATGGAGAAACTGTGGCACCATACGTTCTACAAGGAGCTGATGGTGGCTCCGGAAGAGTCAAGAGTTATGCATGCTGTGCATCCACTAGTACCAGAGAGGCACAA AGAGCAAATGGCCGAGATCCTCTTCGAAACTTTCGCAGTGAACAGCATTTACTTGGCGCAGTCTCCAGCGCTCGTGGTCCACGCGAGTGGTAGAACCTCGGGCGTGGTTTGGGAGAATGGATTCGCTTGCTGTTATGCTGCTCCAGTCTTTGAAGG GTTTCCCTTGAAACACTCCATCATCACATCGCCAATTACAGGACAAGCCATAACCAAAGGACTCCAGTCACTGCTTAGCAATATTGGATACTCATTCACTACCGCCATAGAGATAGAACTGCTGGAGAGAATCAAG GCTGAAATTTGCTACGTAGCCGAAGACTACGAAGAAGAACTATCTTTCAAAAAGAGCGGCGGTGACAGTAAAGTCCGTTACGAGCTGCCAGACGGCCAGCATGTACTGTTGGACCAGGAGAGGTTCCAGTGCCCAGAGGTGCTCTTTCGACCAGCTCTGCAAGGGTTCAGTTGCCCCAGCATTGTAGACGATATCTGCAAGTGTATAAGTCGATGCGATATGGATTTTCAAGGGATGTTCTTTGATAATATTGTCATATCAG GTGGAACCAGCCAATTCACAGGCATCGAGCACCGTCTCACGCGGGAGTTAGCGCTACGCCCGCGGCTCGCGGGCAGCGGGGGGGCAGTCGCGGCGGCTGCGTTCGCGCACGCGGCGTGGGGGGGCGGCGCCATCTTGGCGGAGCTACGAAGCGCACGCGGCCGCTGGATGAGCAGCGGGGAGTATGAGGACGGCGGCGCGGGGAGAGTGCACCATAAGTTCTTTTGA
- the LOC141437926 gene encoding actin-like isoform X1, with translation MSSDKPAVIIDNGSFSIKAGFACDNHPVAMFRTAVGRPNYLHGSYGKEPYDVFIGDEAFARAEDLEISLPVVNGRVVHWDNMERILHHILYKELKVAPEDRAIMLACACTTPLSEKLKFCEVIFETLNAPAFCVQPQGVLALYGSGSTTGISVDLGYATADICPVYEGGLLSYATMTNNLPSSAISVFIKEMLAERGIHVADEVPNDIRDNRVYITKNSAMSKKNYYEKYVLPSGEEINICNETFMSGELLFQPDLVAPERTDIMSLQGAIVTAALKCDPELRDDLYKAVVPCGGMSMIPGLGTRLQQDLEKMTQKTVNVMSSDEGYAVAWLGSYFRWHVRHAETVGVEEAIRRLRNENS, from the exons ATGTCGTCGGATAAACCGGCTGTGATAATAGATAACGGAAGCTTCTCCATAAAAGCTGGGTTTGCCTGCGATAACCATCCGGTGGCTATGTTCAGGACGGCTGTGGGACGACCTAATTATTTGCATGGCTCTTATGGTAAAGAGCCATATGATGTGTTTATTG GTGATGAAGCGTTCGCCCGAGCTGAGGACCTGGAGATCAGTCTCCCCGTGGTGAACGGGCGGGTGGTCCACTGGGACAACATGGAGCGGATCCTGCATCACATACTGTACAAGGAGCTGAAGGTAGCTCCTGAAGACAGGGCTATCATGCTGGCTTGTGCTTGTACTACTCCACTAAGCGAAAA GTTGAAATTCTGTGAAGTTATCTTTGAGACATTAAATGCGCCTGCATTTTGCGTGCAACCTCAAGGGGTCCTGGCTCTGTATGGGAGCGGGTCCACTACAGGGATCAGTGTCGACCTCGG GTATGCTACAGCCGACATCTGTCCAGTATACGAAGGCGGTCTTTTAAGTTACGCCACTATGACCAACAACCTACCATCCAGCGCTATATctgtatttataaaagaaatgcTAGCGGAAAGGGGTATTCATGTCGCAGACGAAGTTCCTAATGATATAAGAGATAATAGGGTGTATATTACTAAGAATTCGGCCATGAGCAAGAAGAATTACTACGAGAAGTATGTGCTGCCGAGTGGTGAAGAGATCAATATTTGTAACGAAACTTTCATGTCTG GGGAGCTGCTTTTCCAACCAGACCTGGTCGCGCCGGAACGGACAGATATCATGTCGCTGCAGGGCGCGATAGTGACGGCTGCGTTGAAGTGCGACCCGGAGCTGAGAGATGATCTGTACAAGGCAGTCGTTCCTTGTGGAGGCATGTCCATGATACCAGGACTGGGCACTAG GTTGCAGCAGGACTTGGAAAAGATGACACAGAAGACGGTGAACGTGATGTCTTCTGACGAGGGCTACGCTGTGGCTTGGCTGGGGAGCTACTTTCGCTG GCATGTCCGGCACGCAGAAACTGTGGGTGTCGAAGAAGCAATACGAAGACTTCGGAATGAAAATAGTTAA